The Coffea arabica cultivar ET-39 chromosome 1e, Coffea Arabica ET-39 HiFi, whole genome shotgun sequence genome has a window encoding:
- the LOC113692971 gene encoding phenylacetaldehyde reductase-like: MQKTVCVTGASGFIASWLVKFLLHRGYIVKASVRDLNDAKKVAHLLALDGASERLQLFKANLLEEGSFDAAIDGCDGVFHIASPFHDPRNDPQAELIDKGTLNVLKSCAKSPSVKRVILTSSFASVGFNGKPLTPDVVVDETWWTLPDFCKETKSWYILAKTLAEDEAWKFVKENDIDMVAINPAMVIGPLLQPTLNTSGAVILNLINGMDFYIKRKQTKSLELALLVGSAYFQKVDDMVISHLEFGQSLVCLQVRQQEKGNVKQTSIQHKRKCKTFPNSTFPWVDVKDVANAHILAFENPLASGRYCLVEQVAHYSKVMKILHELYPSLKLPVKCADDKPFVPEYQASKEKAKSLGIEFTPFEQSIKETVESLKEKIFLDASVAL, translated from the exons ATGCAGAAGACAGTGTGTGTAACAGGGGCTTCCGGCTTCATAGCATCATGGCTTGTCAAGTTCTTGCTCCACCGTGGTTACATTGTCAAGGCATCTGTCCGTGACCTCA ATGATGCAAAGAAAGTGGCACACCTGCTTGCACTTGATGGAGCGTCAGAGAGACTTCAGTTGTTCAAAGCAAACCTACTGGAAGAAGGTTCCTTTGATGCTGCAATTGATGGGTGTGATGGTGTTTTCCATATAGCATCTCCTTTCCATGACCCACGCAACGATCCTCAG GCTGAATTGATTGATAAAGGGACTCTGAATGTACTTAAATCATGTGCAAAATCACCATCTGTTAAAAGAGTGATTTTGACCTCCTCTTTTGCTTCAGTTGGCTTCAATGGAAAGCCTCTTACTCCTGACGTGGTGGTTGATGAGACTTGGTGGACTCTTCCAGATTTCTGCAAAGAAACCAAG TCATGGTACATTCTTGCGAAGACATTGGCTGAGGATGAAGCCTGGAAGTTTGTAAAAGAGAATGACATAGACATGGTTGCAATAAACCCAGCCATGGTGATCGGACCTCTGTTACAGCCAACACTTAACACCAGTGGTGCTGTAATATTGAACCTAATAAATGGTATGGATTTTTACATAAAGAGAAAGCAAACCAAATCTCTGGAACTTGCTCTTTTGGTTGGATCTGCTTA TTTTCAGAAGGTGGATGACATGGTCATTTCACATTTGGAGTTTGGCCAGAGTCTCGTCTGTTTGCAAGTGCGGCAGCAG gaaaaaggaaatgtGAAACAAACAAGTATTCAGCATAAGCGCAA GTGCAAAACATTTCCAAATTCAACATTTCCCTGGGTTGATGTGAAAGATGTTGCTAATGCACATATACTAGCTTTTGAAAATCCATTGGCTAGTGGAAGATACTGCCTGGTTGAACAAGTGGCACACTACTCCAAAGTTATGAAGATCTTGCATGAACTTTATCCTTCCTTAAAGCTTCCAGTAAA GTGTGCCGATGACAAGCCATTTGTGCCAGAGTATCAGGCCTCCAAGGAAAAGGCAAAGAGCTTAGGAATTGAATTCACTCCCTTTGAACAAAGCATCAAGGAAACAGTTGAAAGCTTGAAGGAGAAGATATTTTTGGACGCTTCAGTTGCACTGTGA